From Variovorax sp. J2L1-78, the proteins below share one genomic window:
- a CDS encoding FAD-dependent oxidoreductase produces MADQVRVEVETRRHQMFPVLSHADIDRMRRFGTVQRYAQGDCMFRAGEPGLGMFVLLDGYVEITQRDGLGHIVPIGRQGPGQFMAEIAQLSGRPSLVDGHADTDVEALLIPPEQLRALIIAEADLGERLVRALILRRVALIESGASGPVLIGPPDTADVRRLQNFLTRNGHPYQVVDSTQEADAAALLEQYGEATLLVACPNGSVLMNPSEDALARCLGMIDSVAHDDLFDVVVVGAGPAGLATAVYAASEGLRVIVLDCRSYGGQAGASARIENYLGFPTGISGGALAGRAYVQAQKFGVEMLIPTEVASLDCSGSAKGEMSIQLADGRRLRGRTIVIASGARYRRPDVPRLREFEGRGIWYWASALEARTCAKQEVALVGGGNSAGQAAVFLSQQAAKVNVLVRGPSLAASMSRYLIDRIEATPNIELHPYTELVTLRGDPLTTGLEGATWRHRRTKEEYDCPARNIFLFVGAEPETGWLAGCEVATDRNGFVLTGAAASGGFPARPAAPLESSVPGVFAVGDVRSGSVKRVGGAIGEGAAVVAQIHQHLAATNAASLSRA; encoded by the coding sequence ATGGCCGACCAAGTGAGAGTGGAAGTCGAGACCCGACGCCATCAGATGTTCCCCGTGTTGTCGCACGCCGATATCGACCGGATGCGCCGCTTCGGCACGGTCCAGCGCTACGCGCAGGGCGACTGCATGTTCAGGGCCGGCGAGCCGGGCCTGGGCATGTTCGTGCTGCTCGACGGCTATGTGGAGATCACCCAGCGCGACGGGCTGGGCCACATCGTGCCGATCGGACGGCAGGGCCCGGGGCAATTCATGGCGGAGATCGCACAGCTCTCGGGACGGCCGTCGTTGGTCGACGGCCACGCCGACACGGACGTCGAGGCGCTGCTGATCCCGCCCGAGCAGCTGCGCGCGCTGATCATCGCCGAGGCCGACCTGGGCGAACGCCTGGTGCGGGCGCTGATCCTGCGGCGCGTGGCGCTGATCGAATCCGGTGCCAGCGGCCCGGTGCTGATCGGCCCGCCGGACACGGCCGACGTGCGGCGCCTGCAGAACTTCCTCACCCGCAACGGCCACCCGTACCAGGTGGTCGATTCGACCCAGGAAGCCGACGCCGCCGCTCTGCTCGAGCAGTACGGCGAGGCGACGCTGCTGGTGGCCTGCCCCAACGGCTCCGTGCTGATGAACCCGAGCGAGGACGCCCTGGCCCGCTGCCTCGGCATGATCGACAGCGTGGCGCACGACGACCTGTTCGACGTGGTGGTCGTCGGTGCCGGGCCGGCCGGCCTGGCCACCGCCGTGTACGCCGCGTCCGAGGGGCTGCGCGTCATCGTGCTCGACTGCCGCTCCTACGGTGGCCAGGCCGGCGCCAGCGCGCGCATCGAGAACTACCTGGGCTTTCCCACCGGCATCTCGGGCGGCGCGCTGGCCGGCCGGGCCTACGTGCAGGCGCAGAAGTTCGGCGTCGAGATGCTGATCCCGACGGAGGTCGCCTCGCTCGACTGCAGCGGTTCGGCCAAGGGCGAGATGTCGATCCAGCTGGCCGATGGCCGGCGCCTCCGTGGCCGCACCATCGTGATCGCCAGCGGCGCCCGCTACCGCCGGCCTGACGTGCCGCGCCTGCGTGAGTTCGAGGGCCGCGGCATCTGGTACTGGGCGTCGGCCCTGGAGGCGCGCACCTGCGCCAAGCAGGAAGTGGCGCTGGTCGGCGGCGGCAACTCGGCCGGCCAGGCGGCGGTGTTCCTGTCGCAGCAGGCCGCCAAGGTCAACGTGCTGGTGCGCGGGCCGTCGCTGGCGGCCAGCATGTCGCGCTACCTCATCGACCGCATCGAGGCCACGCCGAACATCGAGCTGCACCCCTACACCGAACTGGTGACCCTGCGTGGCGACCCGCTCACCACCGGCCTGGAAGGCGCCACCTGGCGCCACCGCCGCACCAAGGAGGAATACGACTGCCCGGCGCGCAACATCTTCCTGTTCGTCGGCGCCGAACCCGAGACCGGCTGGCTGGCCGGCTGCGAGGTGGCGACCGACCGCAACGGTTTCGTGCTGACCGGCGCGGCCGCCAGCGGCGGCTTCCCGGCGCGACCGGCGGCCCCGCTCGAATCGAGCGTGCCCGGCGTCTTCGCGGTGGGCGACGTGCGCTCGGGCTCGGTCAAGCGCGTGGGTGGCGCGATCGGCGAAGGCGCGGCGGTGGTCGCGCAGATACACCAGCACCTCGCCGCCACCAACGCGGCCAGCCTGAGCCGCGCCTGA
- a CDS encoding GNAT family N-acetyltransferase encodes MQELPNPMFPLSQLGARPAFWRAPPSTRLPAPVPAAPAAVEAPRAAGQGITVSWARHQDDVRAAQRLRHEVFAGEMGARLTTTLEGHDIDLFDDFCEHLLVREEETNQVIGTYRVLTPAQARRIGSTYSDTEFDLTRLRDLRERMVELGRSCVHRDHRQGGVILALWGALAGFMHRNRLDTMIGCASIPMQHNGVNGGDAAASIWRQLSTTHMAPIQYQVQPRLALPVERLNGDLVVEPPALIKGYLRLGAKVLGAPAWDPDFNTADLPMLMRIDDLPPRYRKHFLGN; translated from the coding sequence ATGCAAGAACTGCCCAATCCGATGTTCCCGCTGTCCCAACTGGGCGCTCGCCCGGCTTTCTGGCGGGCACCCCCGTCGACCCGGCTGCCGGCCCCGGTGCCCGCAGCCCCGGCGGCTGTGGAGGCGCCGCGCGCGGCAGGGCAGGGCATCACGGTGAGCTGGGCCCGCCACCAGGACGACGTGCGCGCCGCGCAGCGCCTGCGCCACGAGGTGTTCGCCGGTGAAATGGGCGCGCGCCTGACCACCACGCTCGAAGGCCACGACATCGACCTGTTCGACGACTTCTGCGAGCACCTGCTGGTGCGCGAGGAAGAAACGAATCAGGTGATCGGCACCTACCGCGTGCTGACGCCGGCCCAGGCCCGCCGCATCGGCAGTACCTACAGCGACACCGAATTCGACTTGACGCGCCTGCGCGACCTGCGCGAGCGCATGGTCGAACTCGGCCGCAGCTGCGTGCATCGCGACCACCGCCAGGGCGGCGTGATCCTCGCGCTGTGGGGCGCGCTGGCCGGCTTCATGCACCGCAACCGGCTCGACACGATGATCGGCTGCGCCAGCATCCCGATGCAGCACAACGGCGTGAACGGTGGCGACGCGGCGGCCAGCATCTGGCGGCAGCTGTCGACCACGCACATGGCACCGATCCAGTACCAGGTGCAGCCGCGACTGGCGCTGCCGGTCGAGCGGCTGAACGGCGACCTGGTGGTCGAGCCGCCCGCGCTGATCAAGGGCTACCTGCGCCTGGGCGCCAAGGTGCTGGGCGCGCCCGCCTGGGACCCGGACTTCAACACCGCCGACCTGCCGATGCTCATGCGCATCGACGACCTGCCGCCGCGCTACCGGAAGCATTTCCTGGGGAACTGA